The following proteins come from a genomic window of Methylorubrum populi:
- the ubiE gene encoding bifunctional demethylmenaquinone methyltransferase/2-methoxy-6-polyprenyl-1,4-benzoquinol methylase UbiE: MSGTDARAGDSEATADFGYERVRLSEKQARVDDVFRSVARRYDLMNDLMSGGLHRAWKSHLISMLRPSRTRPYQHLDVAGGTGDIAFRTLEAGGPETHVTVLDINEAMLRVGAERAGTTYDGRIDFVTGNAETLPLPANQFDSYTIAFGIRNVPRIDVALREAHRVLKPGGRFLCLEFSRVDLPVLEKIYDAYSFHVIPRIGERVAGDRDSYQYLVESIRKFPSPEAFARMIEAAGFAHVSHRRLSGGIVAIHSGWKIS, translated from the coding sequence ATGAGCGGAACGGACGCGAGAGCCGGCGACAGCGAGGCCACCGCCGATTTCGGCTACGAGCGGGTGCGCCTCTCCGAGAAGCAGGCCCGCGTCGACGACGTGTTCCGCTCGGTCGCGCGCCGCTACGACCTGATGAACGACTTGATGTCGGGCGGGCTGCACCGGGCCTGGAAGTCGCACCTGATCTCGATGCTGCGCCCGTCGCGCACGCGGCCCTACCAGCACCTCGACGTCGCCGGCGGCACCGGCGACATCGCCTTCCGCACCCTGGAGGCGGGCGGCCCGGAGACCCACGTCACGGTGCTCGACATCAACGAGGCGATGCTGCGGGTCGGCGCCGAGCGGGCGGGCACCACGTATGACGGCCGCATCGACTTCGTGACCGGCAATGCCGAGACGCTGCCCCTGCCGGCGAACCAGTTCGACAGCTACACCATCGCCTTCGGCATCCGGAACGTGCCGCGCATCGACGTGGCGCTGCGCGAGGCGCACCGGGTGCTCAAGCCCGGCGGGCGCTTCCTGTGCCTGGAATTCTCCCGGGTCGACCTGCCGGTTCTCGAGAAGATTTACGACGCCTACTCCTTCCACGTGATCCCGCGCATCGGCGAGCGGGTGGCGGGCGACCGCGACTCCTACCAGTACCTCGTCGAGTCGATCCGCAAGTTCCCCTCCCCCGAGGCGTTCGCCCGGATGATCGAGGCGGCGGGATTCGCGCATGTCAGCCACCGCCGGCTCTCGGGCGGCATCGTCGCGATCCATTCCGGCTGGAAGATTTCGTGA
- a CDS encoding glycosyltransferase family 61 protein, giving the protein MFRKRRTAEPPPVVIGSLDGFANGRLHGWICDFLHQGESAYVEVHWRGTMLMRLRASLARHDVNAIGVAGDHGYCFWLPALPPLARGDLTLTAEIRGTFHPIALGALEDQILAFFAPGPAAASLDRCRQLWGTNQERETVSSRTYHDVIYLPFTAGILLDHDPRWGLYTGDGYLIPEAAYRRGADLALVGQSERIEIDGETVDDAPFETMIYGGPLLAHYGHFLVTTLARCWAIDGSLPVLFHSVPAVQDHAASYIVELLRHAGLENRSFSFDRPTRIRRVVVPEASFYELHSVWTHYATAMSAIGRNVAPVAACVPKKVYLSKSRLHAGVNGVEGEAFVDLRMRQAGFTVIHPETLGLAAQVNIFRKAELIVGTAGSAFHTLALVPHTSARRVMLTLGESLNSNFLLLDRVCGGRADYFTIKDELTRSESENFSMTHVIKDANRLADRIIATVS; this is encoded by the coding sequence ATGTTTCGCAAGCGCCGGACGGCCGAGCCTCCGCCCGTCGTCATCGGCAGCCTCGACGGCTTCGCGAACGGACGCCTGCACGGCTGGATCTGCGACTTCCTGCATCAGGGCGAGAGCGCCTATGTCGAGGTGCATTGGCGGGGGACCATGCTGATGCGCCTGCGGGCGAGCCTCGCCCGGCACGACGTCAACGCGATCGGTGTCGCGGGCGATCACGGGTACTGCTTTTGGCTCCCTGCCCTTCCGCCCCTCGCGCGCGGCGACCTGACCCTGACGGCCGAAATCCGGGGGACGTTCCATCCCATCGCCCTCGGGGCCCTGGAAGATCAGATCCTCGCCTTCTTCGCCCCCGGTCCCGCGGCCGCTTCCCTCGACCGTTGCCGGCAGTTGTGGGGCACGAACCAGGAGCGCGAAACCGTCTCGTCGAGGACGTATCACGATGTAATCTACCTGCCCTTCACCGCGGGGATATTGCTCGACCACGATCCCCGCTGGGGCCTCTACACCGGCGACGGCTATCTCATTCCGGAAGCGGCGTATCGCCGGGGGGCCGACCTCGCCCTCGTCGGCCAGAGCGAGAGGATCGAGATCGATGGCGAGACCGTCGATGACGCGCCGTTCGAGACGATGATCTATGGCGGGCCTCTGCTGGCGCATTACGGCCACTTCCTTGTGACGACCCTGGCCCGCTGCTGGGCCATCGACGGCTCGCTCCCGGTCCTCTTTCACTCCGTGCCCGCGGTTCAGGACCACGCAGCAAGCTACATCGTCGAGCTTCTCCGGCATGCCGGGCTGGAGAACCGCAGTTTTTCGTTCGATCGGCCGACCCGCATCAGGAGGGTCGTCGTTCCCGAGGCATCCTTCTACGAATTGCACAGCGTCTGGACGCATTACGCGACCGCCATGTCGGCGATCGGGCGCAACGTCGCACCGGTCGCGGCTTGCGTGCCGAAGAAGGTCTATCTCTCGAAATCCCGCCTGCACGCCGGCGTGAATGGGGTGGAGGGCGAGGCTTTCGTCGATCTCAGGATGAGGCAGGCCGGCTTCACCGTCATCCACCCGGAAACCCTCGGTCTCGCCGCGCAGGTCAACATCTTCCGAAAGGCCGAACTCATCGTGGGGACGGCCGGGTCGGCGTTCCACACGCTCGCGCTGGTGCCGCACACGTCGGCGAGACGGGTCATGCTGACGCTGGGAGAATCCCTGAACAGCAACTTCCTGCTCCTCGATCGCGTCTGCGGCGGACGAGCGGACTATTTCACGATCAAGGACGAGTTGACTCGATCGGAGTCTGAAAACTTTTCCATGACGCACGTCATCAAGGACGCCAATCGTCTGGCAGACAGGATCATCGCCACCGTATCGTGA
- a CDS encoding dihydrofolate reductase, which translates to MIDVRCICAIGQRGQLGLNGHLPWEGNTDPLFVEDVTRFFALTMGHVLIAGPKTVASVPEFAFKDRTIDVIRSHEDPEAVLKRYPGRRIFVGGGIAVWNVYARYIQHWDVTRLPYDGEADRWFDPAWLVGGPLRAG; encoded by the coding sequence ATGATCGACGTCCGCTGCATCTGCGCCATCGGCCAGCGGGGCCAGCTCGGCCTCAACGGGCATCTCCCCTGGGAAGGCAACACCGATCCGCTCTTCGTCGAGGACGTGACGCGCTTCTTCGCGCTCACCATGGGCCACGTGCTGATCGCCGGGCCGAAGACCGTGGCCTCGGTGCCCGAGTTCGCGTTCAAGGACCGCACCATCGACGTGATCCGCTCGCACGAGGATCCGGAGGCGGTGCTGAAGCGCTATCCCGGCCGGCGCATCTTCGTCGGCGGCGGCATCGCGGTCTGGAACGTCTACGCGCGGTACATCCAGCACTGGGACGTCACCCGCCTTCCCTACGACGGCGAGGCCGACCGCTGGTTCGATCCGGCCTGGCTCGTCGGCGGACCGCTGCGGGCCGGCTGA
- a CDS encoding SDR family NAD(P)-dependent oxidoreductase has protein sequence MADKILDGRVAVVTGASRGIGRAAALALAGAGAHVVAIARTQGGLEELDDAIRQAGGHATLVPLDLTDYDAIDRLGAALNERWGRLDAVIGNAGILGNLMPVSHVTPKVWDQVMAINVTANWRLIRSVDPLLQRSDAGRAIFVSSGAAAKCRAYWGPYSVSKAALEAMVRTYAAENERTEVRAMLVNPGPLRTRMRAAAMPGEDPATLKTPEALAPHFVRLASPEWNETGKLYDFPSDRVLAFSAPQ, from the coding sequence ATGGCCGACAAGATCCTCGACGGCCGCGTGGCCGTCGTCACCGGCGCCTCGCGCGGCATCGGCCGTGCCGCGGCGCTCGCGCTGGCAGGCGCCGGGGCCCACGTCGTCGCGATCGCCCGCACGCAGGGGGGGCTGGAGGAGCTCGACGACGCGATCCGGCAGGCCGGCGGCCACGCGACGCTGGTGCCCCTCGATCTGACCGATTACGACGCCATCGACCGTCTGGGTGCGGCGCTCAACGAGCGCTGGGGCCGGCTCGACGCGGTGATCGGCAATGCCGGCATCCTCGGCAACCTGATGCCGGTCAGCCACGTCACGCCGAAGGTCTGGGATCAGGTGATGGCGATCAACGTCACCGCCAACTGGCGCCTGATCCGCTCCGTCGATCCGTTGCTGCAGCGCTCGGATGCGGGACGCGCGATCTTCGTCTCCTCGGGCGCGGCCGCGAAGTGCCGGGCCTATTGGGGGCCCTACTCCGTCTCGAAGGCGGCGCTGGAGGCGATGGTGCGCACCTACGCCGCCGAGAACGAGCGCACGGAGGTGCGTGCGATGCTGGTCAACCCCGGCCCCCTGCGCACCCGCATGCGCGCGGCGGCGATGCCGGGCGAGGATCCGGCGACCCTGAAGACCCCGGAGGCGCTGGCGCCGCATTTCGTGCGCCTCGCCTCTCCCGAATGGAACGAGACGGGCAAACTCTACGATTTCCCCAGCGACCGGGTTCTCGCCTTCTCCGCACCCCAGTAA